The Burkholderia sp. NRF60-BP8 genomic sequence TTCTCGTTCGTACCGCGGTGATCGTCGCGGCCCTGTCGCAACTCGGCGCATGCGCGATGACGCATACGCAGCGCAATGCCGGTATCGGCGCGGCCGCAGGCGGCGCGCTCGGTTACCTGATCACGGGCGGGCCGGTCGGCACGGTCGCCGGGGCGGCGGCAGGCGGCCTGGTCGGCGCCGGCGTACGCTGATTCACGCCGGCGCGTGCGGGCCTCGCCGGCTCGCGCGCTCGCCGGCCGGGCGTGATGCCGTTCCGTACGCGTAACGGCCCGCCCGCACACCCCTTCCGTTTTTCGACAGGCAACATCAGGGAGGAACGGGTGTGCGACACTTCGTCGACGCCACATAACGACTTCATGCGCCGACGAATCCTCTCATGAGCGACCCCCTCGTATTCGTGCTGCCGGGCTACGGCAACTCCGGCCCGTTCCACTGGCAAAGCCGCTGGGAGCGCGCCGACGCGCGTTTCGTGCGCGTCGCGATGCCCGACTGGGAGCGGGCATTCCGCAACGGCTGGTGTCTCGCGCTCGACCGGGCGGTCGAAGCCGCGCGCGGGCCGGTGCTGATCGCCGGCCATAGTCTCGGCACGCTGACCGCCGCATGGTGGGCGACCCGCTACGCGCGGCCGGCCGCGCTCGCGAAAGTGCGCGGCGCGCTGCTGGTCGCGCTGCCCGATCCCGCCGGGCCGGCGTTTCCGGCCGACGCGCACGGCTTCGGCCCGGTGCCGCACGAGCGGTTGCCGTTTCCGACCTGCGTCGTCGCAAGCAGCGACGATCCGTACGGTTCGCTCGCCTTCGCGCGCGGCTGCGCGAACGCGTGGGGCAGCACGTTCCACGACCTCGGCCCGCGCGGCCACATCAACGCCGACAGCGGGCTCGGCGACTGGCCGCAAGCGCGCGGCTGGCTCGATGCGCTCGCACGTTAGTGCGTCTGCTCGTCGTGCGCGAGTCGCGGCCGTCTGATCCGATCGTCGTCATCCGGTGCGCCGCCGCGACGCCGTCACCCGAACCGCGTCAGATCGCCTGTTTCGCCTTCAACGCCGCGATCCGCTCGTCGTCGTAGCCGAGCATGTCGCGCAGCACGTCGTCCGTCTGCGCGCCGAGCAGCGGCGGGGCCGTGCGCGCGTCGGGCGGCGTCGCGCTCATCCGGATCGGGTTGCGCACGAGCTTTACCTCCGCGCCGCACGGGTGCGGCAGCGACACCTGCATCCCGCGCGCGACCACCTGCTCGTTGTCGAACACCTCGTCGAGATCGTTGATCGGCCCGCACGGCACGCCGGCCGCTTCGAGCGCGCCGATCCAGTCGGCCTTGTCGCGCGCCTTCACCATCTCCGCGAGGATCGGCACCAGCGTGTCGCGATGGCGCACGCGCGACGGATTCGTCGCGAAGCGCTCGTCGTCGGCCAGCTCGGACCGCCCGCCGGCCTCGACGAACTTGCGGAACTGCCCGTCGTTGCCGACCGCGACGATGATCCAGCCGTCGCGCGTCTGGAACGTCTGGTACGGCACGATGTTCGGATGCGCGTTGCCCCAGCGCACCGGCGGCTTGCCGCTCGCGAGGAAGTTGGTGTTCATGTTCGCGAGCAGCGCGACCTGCACGTCGAGCAGCGCCATGTCGATGTACTGACCTTCGCCCGTGCGGTCGCGGTGCGCGAGCGCGGCGAGCACGGCGATCGTCGAATAGAGGCCGGTCGCGAGATCGGCGATCGCGACGCCGGCCTTCTGCGGGCCGCCGCCCGGCTCGCCGTCGCGTTCGCCGGTGATGCTCATGAAGCCGCCGATGCCCTGCACGATGAAATCGTAGCCCGCGCGATGCGCATACGGGCCGGTCTGGCCGAAGCCGGTGACCGAGCAGTAGACGAGATCCGGCTTCACCGCGCGCAGCGCGTCGTAGTCGAGCCCGTATTTCTTCAGCTGGCCGACCTTGTAGTTCTCGAGCACGACGTCGCTTTGCGCGGCGAGCTCGCGCACGATCTGCTGGCCCTCCGGCGTCGCGATGTCGATCGTCACCGAGCGCTTGTTGCGATTCGCCGCGAGGTAGTACGCGGCCTCGGCGGTATCCGCGCCGTCCGCGTCCTTCAGGTACGGCGGGCCCCAGTGGCGCGTGTCGTCGCCGGCGCCCGGGCGCTCGACCTTGATCACGTCCGCGCCGAAATCGGCAAGGGTCTGCGCGCACCACGGGCCCGCGAGTACACGGGTGAGATCCAGCACGCGGATATGGCTCAGGGCACCCATCGTCGAAACGTCTCCTTTCATGGCTGGCCTGCCTTGCCGGGCACGGCCGATTGGCATGCCGAGCATCTTAAGGCGAATCGGCCGCGCCGGTGGCCCAGGCCGGTCGTCCGGCGCAGCGGGCCGCTGCCGCTTGGGCGGGCGGTCTGTATCGTATAATCGATCGTTTCCGAATCCATGCCGCCGCGCGCCCCGCCTGGGGCGCCGGCGTTTGAAGCCGTCTTTGCCAGACTGTCCCCGCACGCCATGAAAGCTGCCGAAATCCGCGAGAAATTCCTCAAATTCTTCGAATCGAAGGGCCACACGATCGTCCGCTCGTCGAGCCTCGTGCCCGGTAACGATCCCACGCTGATGTTCACGAACTCGGGCATGGTCCAGTTCAAGGACGTCTTCCTCGGCACGGACCCGCGCCCGTACTCGCGCGCCACCACCGCGCAGCGCAGTGTGCGCGCGGGCGGCAAGCACAACGACCTCGAGAACGTCGGCTACACGGCGCGCCACCACACGTTCTTCGAGATGCTCGGCAATTTCTCGTTCGGCGACTACTTCAAGCACGACGCGATCAAGTTCGCGTGGGAGCTGCTGACCACGGTCTACCAGCTGCCGAAGGAAAAACTGTGGGTCACCGTCTACCAGGAAGACGACGAAGCGTACGACATCTGGGCGAAGGAAGTCGGCGTGCCGACCGAGCGGATCATCCGGATCGGTGACAACAAGGGCGCGCGCTACGCGTCGGACAACTTCTGGACGATGGGCGACACCGGCCCGTGCGGCCCGTGTACCGAGATCTTCTACGACCACGGCCCGGACGTGTGGGGCGGGCCGCCGGGGTCGCCCGAAGAAGACGGCGACCGCTACATCGAGATCTGGAACCTCGTGTTCATGCAGTTCAACCGCGACGCGCAGGGCAACATGACGCGCCTGCCGAAGCAGTCGGTCGACACCGGCATGGGCCTCGAACGTCTCGCCGCGGTGCTGCAGCACGTGCACAGCAACTACGAGATCGACCTGTTCCAGAACCTGATCAAGGCCGCCGCGCGCGTGACCGAGATCAGCGACCTCACGAACAACTCGCTGAAGGTGATCGCCGATCACATCCGCGCGTGCTCGTTCCTGATCGTCGACGGCGTGATCCCCGGCAACGAAGGCCGCGGCTACGTGCTGCGCCGGATCGTGCGCCGCGCGATCCGCCACGGCTACAAGCTGGGCCGCAAGGGCGCGTTCTTCCACAAGCTGGTGGCCGACCTCGTCGCCGAGATGGGCACGGCCTATCCGGAGCTGAAGGAAGCCGAACAGCGCGTGACCGACGTGCTGCGCCAGGAAGAGGAGCGCTTCTTCGAAACGATCGAGCACGGCATGTCGATCCTCGAGGCCGCGCTCGCCGACGTCGACGCGAAGGGCGGCAAGGTGCTCGACGGCGAACTCGCGTTCAAGCTGCACGACACGTACGGCTTCCCGCTGGATCTGACGGCCGACGTGTGCCGCGAGCGCGGGATGACGGTCGACGAGCCGGCATTCGACGACGCGATGGCGCGCCAGCGCGAGCAGGCGCGCGCGGCCGGCAAGTTCAAGGCGACGCAGGGCCTCGAATACTCGGGCGCGAAGACCACGTTCCACGGTTACGAGGAAATCGCGTTCGACGACGCGAAGGTCGTCGCGCTGTACGTCGACGGTTCGGCCGTCAACGAAGTGAAGGCCGGCCAGGATGCGGTCGTCGTGCTCGATCACACGCCGTTCTACGCGGAATCGGGCGGCCAGGTCGGCGACCAGGGCGTGCTCGCGAACGCATCGACGCGCTTCGCGGTGGCCGACACGCTGAAGGTGCAGGCCGACGTGATCGGCCACCACGGCACGCTGGAGCAGGGCACGCTCAAGGTCGGCGACGTGCTGCGCGCGGAAATCGACGCGCAGCGCCGCGCGCGCACGCAGCGCAACCACTCGGCCACGCACCTGATGCACAAGGCGCTGCGCGAAGTGCTCGGCGCGCACGTGCAGCAGAAGGGTTCGCTCGTCGACGCGGACAAGACCCGTTTCGACTTCGCGCACAACGCGCCGATGACCGACGACGAGATCCGTCGCGTCGAGCAGATCGTCAACGCCGAAATCCTCGCGAACGCGCCGGGCATCGTGCGCGTGATGCCGTACGACGAAGCGGTGAAGGGCGGCGCGATGGCGCTGTTCGGCGAGAAGTACGGCGACGAAGTGCGCGTGCTCGACCTCGGCTTCTCGCGCGAACTGTGCGGCGGCACGCACGTGCACCGCACCGGCGACATCGGCCTGTTCAAGATCGTGATGGAAGGCGGCGTCGCGGCCGGCATCCGCCGCGTCGAGGCGATCACCGGCGACAACGCGGTGCGCTACGTGCAGGAGCTCGACGCGCGTGTGAACGAAGCGGCAGCGGCGCTGAAGGCGCAGCCGTCGGAACTCACGCAGCGCATCGCGCAGGTGCAGGACCAGGTGAAGTCGCTCGAGAAGGAACTGGGCGCGCTGAAGTCGAAGCTCGCGTCGAGCCAGGGCGACGAGCTCGCGCAGCAGGCCGTCGAAGTCGGCGGCGTGTACGTGCTGGCCGCGACGCTCGACGGCGCGGACGCGAAGACGCTGCGCGAAACGGTCGACAAGCTGAAGGACAAGCTGAAGAACGCGGCGATCGTGCTGGCGGCCGTCGAAGGCGGCAAGGTCAGCCTGATCGCGGGCGTCACGCCGGATGCGAGCAAGAAGGTCAAGGCCGGCGAGCTCGTGAACTTCGTCGCGCAGCAGGTCGGCGGCAAGGGCGGCGGCCGTCCGGACATGGCGCAGGCAGGCGGCACCGAGCCGGCGAACCTGCCGGGCGCGCTGGCCGGCGTGAAGGGCTGGGTCGAAGAACGGCTCTGATCGTTGTACGACCGACGCGACGTCGTCGTACCGACGGCATCGCGTGAAGCGAAAAACGACCCGATCGGCAGCGGTGCCGGTCGGGTCGTTTCGTTTGTGCCGTACCGGCGCGTCGCTCGATGCGGCGACGCGCGAGCCCGGTCAGGCCGGCACGGTCGCGGTCGGCTTCGCCGCGTCGCCGGGCTGTCGCGCGGCGTCGGTGAGCGCATCGCGCAGCGCGGCGAGCGCCGCCGACGCATAACCGTGCCGCCACGCGAGCAGCGTGTCGATGCCTTCCAGTTCGGGAATCGTGTGCGCGGCGATGTTGCCGGGCTCGGGCTGCAGATTCAGCACCGAACGCGGCGCGACCGCGATGCCCGCGCCGGCCGCGACGCACGCGACGATCGCGTGATACGAGCCGAGCTCGAGCACGCGCGCCGGCTTCGCGCCGTGCGCCGCGTACCATTGCTCGACGTACTTGCGATACGCGCAGCCGCGCTCGAACGCGACCAGCGTCGGCAGGAGCACGTCGCGCGGCGTGCGCACCGGCGGATGGCCGCGCGGGGTGAGCAGCACGAGGTCCTCGCGGAAGATCGGCACCGTCTCGAACGTGTCGGGCAGCGTGTCCGGCTCGGGCGGGCGCGCGAACAGCGCGGCGTCGATTTCGAAGTCGCGCACGCGGTCGATCAGGCAGCCCGTCGTGCCCGTCAGCAGTTCGAGCGATACGTCGGGCCATGCATGGTGGTAGCGCGCGAGGAGGGTCGGCAGCCGGCTCGCGGCCGTGCTTTCCATCGTGCCGAGCCGCAGCCGGCCGCGCGGCGTGTCCTCGCGCACCGCATCGCGCGCCTCGTCGGCGAGCGCGAGCAGGCGCTCCGCATACGGCAGCAGCGTATGCCCGGCCGGCGTCAGCACGAGCCGGCGGCCGTCGCGCACGAACAGCGCCGCGCCGAGTTCCTCCTCCAGCTGCTTGATGCGCGTCGTGACGTTCG encodes the following:
- a CDS encoding ornithine acetyltransferase, yielding MMKKTTFLVRTAVIVAALSQLGACAMTHTQRNAGIGAAAGGALGYLITGGPVGTVAGAAAGGLVGAGVR
- a CDS encoding RBBP9/YdeN family alpha/beta hydrolase is translated as MSDPLVFVLPGYGNSGPFHWQSRWERADARFVRVAMPDWERAFRNGWCLALDRAVEAARGPVLIAGHSLGTLTAAWWATRYARPAALAKVRGALLVALPDPAGPAFPADAHGFGPVPHERLPFPTCVVASSDDPYGSLAFARGCANAWGSTFHDLGPRGHINADSGLGDWPQARGWLDALAR
- a CDS encoding CaiB/BaiF CoA transferase family protein, giving the protein MGALSHIRVLDLTRVLAGPWCAQTLADFGADVIKVERPGAGDDTRHWGPPYLKDADGADTAEAAYYLAANRNKRSVTIDIATPEGQQIVRELAAQSDVVLENYKVGQLKKYGLDYDALRAVKPDLVYCSVTGFGQTGPYAHRAGYDFIVQGIGGFMSITGERDGEPGGGPQKAGVAIADLATGLYSTIAVLAALAHRDRTGEGQYIDMALLDVQVALLANMNTNFLASGKPPVRWGNAHPNIVPYQTFQTRDGWIIVAVGNDGQFRKFVEAGGRSELADDERFATNPSRVRHRDTLVPILAEMVKARDKADWIGALEAAGVPCGPINDLDEVFDNEQVVARGMQVSLPHPCGAEVKLVRNPIRMSATPPDARTAPPLLGAQTDDVLRDMLGYDDERIAALKAKQAI
- the alaS gene encoding alanine--tRNA ligase produces the protein MKAAEIREKFLKFFESKGHTIVRSSSLVPGNDPTLMFTNSGMVQFKDVFLGTDPRPYSRATTAQRSVRAGGKHNDLENVGYTARHHTFFEMLGNFSFGDYFKHDAIKFAWELLTTVYQLPKEKLWVTVYQEDDEAYDIWAKEVGVPTERIIRIGDNKGARYASDNFWTMGDTGPCGPCTEIFYDHGPDVWGGPPGSPEEDGDRYIEIWNLVFMQFNRDAQGNMTRLPKQSVDTGMGLERLAAVLQHVHSNYEIDLFQNLIKAAARVTEISDLTNNSLKVIADHIRACSFLIVDGVIPGNEGRGYVLRRIVRRAIRHGYKLGRKGAFFHKLVADLVAEMGTAYPELKEAEQRVTDVLRQEEERFFETIEHGMSILEAALADVDAKGGKVLDGELAFKLHDTYGFPLDLTADVCRERGMTVDEPAFDDAMARQREQARAAGKFKATQGLEYSGAKTTFHGYEEIAFDDAKVVALYVDGSAVNEVKAGQDAVVVLDHTPFYAESGGQVGDQGVLANASTRFAVADTLKVQADVIGHHGTLEQGTLKVGDVLRAEIDAQRRARTQRNHSATHLMHKALREVLGAHVQQKGSLVDADKTRFDFAHNAPMTDDEIRRVEQIVNAEILANAPGIVRVMPYDEAVKGGAMALFGEKYGDEVRVLDLGFSRELCGGTHVHRTGDIGLFKIVMEGGVAAGIRRVEAITGDNAVRYVQELDARVNEAAAALKAQPSELTQRIAQVQDQVKSLEKELGALKSKLASSQGDELAQQAVEVGGVYVLAATLDGADAKTLRETVDKLKDKLKNAAIVLAAVEGGKVSLIAGVTPDASKKVKAGELVNFVAQQVGGKGGGRPDMAQAGGTEPANLPGALAGVKGWVEERL
- a CDS encoding LysR family transcriptional regulator, with protein sequence MDLAALAIFRAVVRENGVTRAAAKLNRVQSNVTTRIKQLEEELGAALFVRDGRRLVLTPAGHTLLPYAERLLALADEARDAVREDTPRGRLRLGTMESTAASRLPTLLARYHHAWPDVSLELLTGTTGCLIDRVRDFEIDAALFARPPEPDTLPDTFETVPIFREDLVLLTPRGHPPVRTPRDVLLPTLVAFERGCAYRKYVEQWYAAHGAKPARVLELGSYHAIVACVAAGAGIAVAPRSVLNLQPEPGNIAAHTIPELEGIDTLLAWRHGYASAALAALRDALTDAARQPGDAAKPTATVPA